The Cohnella abietis genome has a segment encoding these proteins:
- the ylxM gene encoding YlxM family DNA-binding protein: protein MDGEKALEKTNRINALFDFYGPLLTDKQQTFLKCYFHDDYTLGEIAADFQISRQAVYEHLKRAEQVLEDYESKLQLADRHGRLHAGIDLLESQIAGLPEQWRQTFAETAAKLRSSE, encoded by the coding sequence GTGGACGGGGAGAAAGCATTAGAAAAGACGAACCGAATCAATGCGCTGTTTGATTTTTACGGACCACTGCTCACTGACAAACAGCAAACATTCTTAAAATGCTACTTTCACGATGATTATACGTTGGGTGAAATTGCAGCCGATTTTCAGATTAGCCGACAAGCAGTGTATGAGCATCTGAAGCGGGCAGAGCAAGTGTTGGAGGATTACGAATCCAAGCTTCAGCTTGCGGACAGGCATGGACGGTTACATGCAGGAATTGATCTGCTGGAGTCGCAAATTGCTGGATTACCGGAACAATGGCGACAGACGTTTGCCGAAACCGCCGCTAAGCTGCGGAGTAGCGAATGA
- the ftsY gene encoding signal recognition particle-docking protein FtsY — protein MSFFKRLKESIASKTEAVTSKFREGLAKTRDAFVGKVEELFSRRKKIDEEFFEELEEILIGADVGVNTVMGLIDELRAEVKKRKIEDPADLRPILSEKLVDMLQGEDQDINLKENANGITVILFVGVNGVGKTTTIGKLAWRYKQQGKKVLLAAGDTFRAGAIEQLEVWGGRVGVQVIKQESGSDPAAVMFDAVQAAKKQNVDVLICDTAGRLQNKANLMEELAKIHRVIQREIPGAPHETLLVLDATTGQNALQQAKLFGEKSGVTGLVLTKLDGTAKGGIVIAIRNELSLPVKFVGLGEKMDDLQQFDADQFVHALFAGLAGTDEEENTETN, from the coding sequence ATGAGTTTTTTTAAGAGGTTGAAGGAAAGCATTGCCTCCAAGACGGAAGCGGTAACGAGTAAATTTCGTGAAGGATTGGCGAAAACACGTGATGCGTTTGTTGGTAAAGTAGAGGAACTATTCAGCCGCCGCAAAAAGATAGATGAAGAGTTTTTTGAAGAGCTGGAAGAAATACTGATTGGGGCAGACGTCGGCGTAAATACGGTTATGGGCTTGATCGATGAGCTTCGTGCGGAAGTGAAAAAACGCAAAATTGAAGATCCTGCTGATCTCAGGCCGATTTTGTCAGAGAAGCTAGTGGATATGTTGCAAGGGGAAGACCAAGATATAAATCTCAAAGAAAATGCAAATGGAATTACGGTAATTTTGTTTGTTGGCGTTAACGGCGTTGGTAAAACAACGACAATTGGTAAGCTAGCGTGGCGCTACAAGCAGCAAGGAAAGAAAGTGCTTTTGGCAGCTGGAGATACTTTTCGTGCGGGTGCGATTGAGCAGCTAGAGGTTTGGGGCGGACGTGTAGGGGTTCAGGTTATTAAGCAGGAATCCGGCTCCGACCCTGCAGCGGTTATGTTTGACGCAGTACAAGCTGCGAAAAAGCAAAACGTGGATGTACTGATCTGCGATACGGCTGGGAGATTGCAAAATAAGGCGAACCTTATGGAAGAGCTCGCTAAAATTCATCGGGTTATTCAACGGGAAATTCCTGGTGCCCCACATGAAACCTTGCTAGTGCTTGATGCTACGACAGGTCAGAATGCTCTTCAGCAAGCAAAGCTGTTCGGAGAGAAAAGCGGTGTTACCGGATTGGTGCTTACGAAGCTGGACGGAACGGCAAAGGGTGGTATCGTCATCGCCATCCGCAATGAGCTTTCACTTCCGGTGAAATTCGTTGGCTTGGGAGAGAAGATGGATGACCTGCAGCAGTTCGATGCGGATCAATTCGTTCATGCCCTGTTTGCGGGTTTAGCTGGTACGGATGAAGAGGAAAATACCGAAACGAATTAA
- the ffh gene encoding signal recognition particle protein translates to MAFEGLSTRLQNVFGKLKGRGKVSEDDVNDAMREVRLALLEADVNFKVVKDFIAKVKERATGLEVMKSFTPAMVIIDIVNKELTELMGGTQEKLIKANKPPTVILMAGLQGAGKTTLTGKLAKLLQSQNHKPLLVAGDIYRPAAIKQLQVLGGQISVPVFTLGDEVSPVEIAKQGVQLAKDQGNDYVIIDTAGRLQIDAELMQEIKDIHSAVNPDEVLLVVDAMTGQEAVNVAKSFHEQLALTGVVLTKLDGDTRGGAALSVKAVTGCPIKFASTGEKIDQLEAFHPDRMASRILGMGDMLSLIEKAQTNMDAEKAAEMERKMRTADFTFDDFLEQMEQVRKMGPLDQLLDMMPGMNKLKGNPNFKIDEKQIARTEAIAKSMTKAEKKKPDIINYSRRKRIAAGSGTTVADVNRLLKQFEDMKKMMKQFSGMMGPKGPKGGMKGLKNMFGGGKNMKFPF, encoded by the coding sequence ATGGCATTCGAAGGATTATCAACCCGGCTGCAGAACGTATTCGGCAAGCTGAAGGGTCGAGGTAAAGTAAGCGAGGATGATGTTAACGACGCGATGCGTGAGGTGCGTCTTGCCCTCTTGGAAGCTGACGTTAACTTCAAGGTTGTTAAAGATTTCATCGCCAAGGTGAAAGAACGTGCCACTGGCCTAGAGGTAATGAAGAGCTTTACACCTGCGATGGTCATTATCGACATTGTTAACAAAGAATTAACCGAGCTTATGGGCGGCACACAGGAAAAGCTGATTAAGGCGAATAAGCCTCCTACAGTTATTCTAATGGCGGGTCTACAGGGTGCGGGTAAGACAACCTTAACGGGTAAGCTAGCCAAGCTACTGCAATCACAGAATCACAAGCCTTTGCTTGTTGCAGGCGATATCTATCGTCCCGCAGCTATCAAGCAATTGCAAGTGCTCGGAGGCCAGATCAGCGTTCCGGTGTTCACGCTTGGTGACGAGGTTAGTCCTGTCGAAATTGCAAAGCAAGGTGTTCAATTAGCTAAGGATCAAGGTAATGATTATGTCATAATCGATACTGCAGGCCGATTGCAAATTGATGCTGAGCTTATGCAAGAGATCAAAGACATTCATTCTGCGGTCAACCCTGATGAAGTATTACTCGTCGTTGATGCAATGACTGGACAAGAAGCGGTTAATGTTGCAAAAAGCTTCCACGAGCAGCTAGCGCTTACCGGAGTTGTTCTGACTAAGCTTGATGGAGATACTCGTGGTGGTGCTGCGTTATCTGTTAAGGCTGTAACCGGCTGTCCGATCAAGTTTGCTTCAACAGGTGAGAAGATTGATCAGCTTGAAGCGTTCCATCCGGATCGGATGGCTTCGCGAATACTCGGTATGGGTGACATGCTGTCACTGATAGAGAAAGCCCAGACGAACATGGATGCGGAGAAGGCAGCCGAGATGGAGCGCAAAATGCGCACCGCGGATTTCACCTTTGACGATTTCCTTGAGCAGATGGAGCAGGTTCGCAAGATGGGGCCGCTAGATCAGCTGCTTGATATGATGCCTGGAATGAACAAGCTTAAAGGTAATCCGAACTTCAAGATCGATGAGAAGCAAATCGCGCGTACTGAAGCGATTGCTAAGTCAATGACGAAGGCAGAGAAGAAGAAGCCGGATATCATTAACTACAGCCGACGTAAGAGAATAGCGGCAGGTAGCGGAACGACCGTTGCTGACGTTAATCGACTGCTGAAGCAATTCGAGGATATGAAGAAGATGATGAAGCAGTTTTCCGGCATGATGGGTCCTAAAGGACCTAAGGGCGGCATGAAGGGCCTGAAAAACATGTTCGGTGGCGGCAAGAATATGAAGTTCCCGTTCTAA
- the rpsP gene encoding 30S ribosomal protein S16, with protein MSVRIRLKRIGAHKAPFYRVVVSDSRSPRDGRFIEEIGVYNPVAQPAHVQIDEEKALKWLQNGAQASDTVRNLLSKAGVLKKFHDSKLQK; from the coding sequence ATGTCAGTTCGCATTCGTTTGAAACGTATCGGTGCTCATAAAGCTCCGTTCTATCGCGTAGTTGTTTCGGATTCCCGTTCCCCTCGTGATGGTCGTTTTATTGAAGAAATCGGCGTGTACAATCCGGTTGCTCAACCAGCCCACGTACAAATCGACGAGGAAAAAGCTTTGAAATGGCTGCAAAACGGCGCACAAGCGTCCGATACAGTTCGCAACCTTCTTAGCAAAGCCGGTGTTTTGAAAAAGTTCCACGATTCCAAGCTCCAGAAGTAA